The following are from one region of the Biomphalaria glabrata chromosome 12, xgBioGlab47.1, whole genome shotgun sequence genome:
- the LOC129921939 gene encoding translation initiation factor IF-2-like has product MIGPVPWWRSAGIEQARRVSAQWVFTLNILVEGQGNSPISQGQVNSPISQGQVNSPIAQGQANSPISQGRVNSPISQGRVNSPNISRPGKLPNISRPGKLPNISRPGKLPNISRPGKLPNISRPGKLPNISRPGKLPNISRPGKLPNISRPGKLPNISRPGKLPNISRPGKLPNISRPGKLPNISRSGKLPNISRPGKLPNISRPGKLPNSSRPGKLPNISRPGKLPNISRPGKLPNISRPGKLPNISRPGKLPNISRPGKLPNISRPGKLPNISRPGKLPNISRPGKLPNISRPGKLPNISRPGKLPNISRLGNSPISQGRVNSPISQGQANAPIFLYV; this is encoded by the exons ATGATCGGACCTGTCCCGTGGTGGAGATCAGCTGGCATTGAACAAGCAAGACGAGTCAGTGCCCAATGGGTTTTTACTTTAAACATATTAGTTGAAG GCCAGGGAAACTCCCCAATATCTCAAGGCCAGGTAAACTCCCCAATATCTCAAGGCCAGGTAAACTCCCCAATAGCTCAAGGCCAGGCAAACTCCCCAATATCTCAAGGCCGGGTAAACTCCCCAATATCTCAAGGCCGGGTAAACTCCCCCAATATCTCAAGGCCAGGTAAACTCCCCAATATCTCAAGGCCGGGTAAACTCCCCAATATCTCAAGGCCGGGTAAACTCCCCAATATCTCAAGGCCGGGTAAACTCCCCAATATCTCAAGGCCAGGTAAACTCCCCAATATCTCAAGGCCGGGTAAACTCCCCAATATCTCAAGGCCAGGCAAACTCCCCAATATATCAAGGCCAGGTAAACTCCCCAATATCTCAAGGCCAGGGAAACTCCCCAATATCTCAAGGCCAGGTAAACTCCCCAATATCTCAAGGCCAGGGAAACTCCCCAATATCTCAAGGTCAGGGAAACTCCCCAATATCTCAAGGCCAGGTAAACTCCCCAATATCTCAAGGCCAGGTAAACTCCCCAATAGCTCAAGGCCAGGCAAACTCCCCAATATCTCAAGGCCAGGTAAACTCCCCAATATCTCAAGGCCAGGGAAACTCCCCAATATCTCAAGGCCAGGTAAACTCCCCAATATCTCAAGGCCGGGTAAACTCCCCAATATCTCAAGGCCAGGTAAACTCCCCAATATCTCAAGGCCAGGCAAACTCCCCAATATATCAAGGCCAGGCAAACTCCCCAATATCTCAAGGCCGGGTAAACTCCCCAATATCTCAAGGCCAGGTAAACTCCCCAATATCTCAAGGCCAGGCAAACTCCCCAATATCTCAAGGCTTGGTAATTCCCCAATATCTCAAGGCCGGGTAAACTCC